One window from the genome of Ananas comosus cultivar F153 linkage group 13, ASM154086v1, whole genome shotgun sequence encodes:
- the LOC109719593 gene encoding uncharacterized protein LOC109719593 yields MVVAANDESEDDICKESDLLTIPSTPKLREYRVRIPTLQERLIGESARERRLLDFLKASPSMDWFKRLKFRSPLRIFRRTVDRREEISISVPSPVGIRRHFHIHFIRKINWASLFSFCKAWLSHPMNTALLVWFLCVAASGTMLVLLYLGLLNKAFPTKSSRNHWIEINTQILNALFTLMSIYQHPTLFHHLFLACRWRSEDVVQLRKVYCKNGAYRPREWAHMIVVILLLHTTCLCQYALCGLYWGFNSSNRPEFAEDLFFVLGTAAPVFAGVYAVYGPLGREYSSDSDEESQGKASDSDSDHSRPSKKFKLFERRVVVSKPEWVGGLFDCGDDATVGYLSFFCTFCVFGWNMERLGFGNMYVHMFTFLLLCVAPFWIFNISALNIHNYVIGDIVGAAGIVLCIFGLLYGGFWRIQMRKKFKLPGNSFCCGSASLTDYMQWMFCWACSLAQEVRTGNFYDVEDDSFYRKLVDGEGEALNSSDSIKEEGNNAIETMNPPVQPLMQLEDEAVVDNEIGPPPSCANDVADNSSISIENV; encoded by the coding sequence ATGGTAGTTGCTGCTAATGATGAAAGCGAAGACGATATCTGCAAAGAATCAGATCTTCTGACGATTCCGAGCACGCCGAAGCTGAGGGAATACCGCGTCAGAATTCCGACTCTCCAGGAAAGGCTGATCGGCGAAAGCGCCCGCGAAAGAAGGCTTTTGGATTTCCTGAAAGCCAGCCCTTCCATGGATTGGTTCAAGAGGCTCAAATTCCGGTCACCGCTGAGAATTTTCCGTCGAACGGTCGACCGCAGAGAGGAAATCTCGATCTCGGTCCCTTCTCCGGTCGGCATTCGTCGACACTTCCATATTCACTTCATCAGGAAGATCAACTGGGCTTCTCTCTTCAGCTTCTGCAAGGCTTGGTTGTCGCATCCGATGAACACTGCTCTCCTTGTTTGGTTCCTCTGCGTCGCCGCCTCCGGGACCATGTTGGTTCTGCTCTACCTAGGATTGCTGAACAAGGCCTTCCCGACGAAATCGTCGCGAAACCACTGGATTGAGATCAACACCCAAATACTGAATGCCTTGTTCACCCTCATGAGCATATACCAACACCCTACTCTCTTCCACCACTTGTTTCTAGCGTGTCGGTGGCGGTCGGAGGACGTCGTACAACTTAGGAAAGTGTACTGCAAAAACGGAGCTTATCGCCCACGCGAGTGGGCTCATATGATAGTTGTTATTCTCCTCCTTCATACAACTTGCCTGTGCCAGTATGCATTGTGTGGTCTGTACTGGGGATTCAATAGCTCGAACCGACCCGAATTCGCCGAGgatctcttttttgttttgggcACCGCCGCCCCCGTCTTTGCGGGAGTGTATGCGGTTTACGGTCCTCTAGGAAGAGAATATAGTTCTGACTCAGATGAGGAATCACAAGGAAAagcttctgattctgattctgatCATTCTAGGCCGTCGAAGAAGTTCAAGTTGTTCGAAAGAAGGGTTGTGGTGAGCAAACCGGAGTGGGTCGGGGGGCTTTTCGATTGCGGTGATGATGCAACCGTTGGCTACCTCTCGTTCTTTTGCACCTTCTGCGTATTCGGGTGGAACATGGAGAGGCTCGGCTTCGGTAACATGTATGTTCATATGTTCACTTTTCTCTTACTATGTGTTGCTCCGTTTTGGATTTTCAACATCTCCGCTCTCAACATCCACAACTACGTTATCGGCGATATAGTGGGCGCCGCGGGGATAGTTTTATGTATCTTTGGTTTGCTCTACGGCGGATTTTGGAGGATTCAAATGAGGAAGAAGTTCAAGCTCCCCGGGAACAGCTTCTGCTGTGGATCGGCTTCTCTTACCGATTATATGCAGTGGATGTTTTGTTGGGCTTGTTCTTTAGCTCAAGAGGTGCGTACCGGGAACTTTTATGATGTAGAGGACGATAGTTTCTATCGGAAACTAGTGGACGGTGAGGGAGAGGCGTTGAACAGTTCGGATTCGATAAAAGAGGAAGGTAATAACGCAATTGAAACAATGAATCCACCTGTTCAACCATTGATGCAGTTAGAAGATGAAGCTGTTGTTGATAATGAAATTGGGCCACCTCCTTCTTGTGCTAATGATGTAGCGGATAATTCGTCGATTTCGATTGAAAAtgtttga
- the LOC109719597 gene encoding probable staphylococcal-like nuclease CAN1, whose product MGNLVLKCVRGDCTDFLDPPEEPPSGPLGPHGLTPATVAVSALAHDLLNFDATSQVPEGLSRHVTSSKKEQANWYKKLLEAWKQSKPPPKAPEEATNLVVLTLKRLHRTEVEGLLAFYGLPPASRPVAESSDVPSSWPEGVKFELHTLPVNKKCVVDGDGLTVYVDTAVPRESANVPREVHEAAIERTRARAAKDYAKADALHKSIIEAGYRVLNGPNNEETLARKYRIRLRGVDAPEGKMPYGRESKDELSRLVQGKRLKIHVYGDDQYGRCIGDVYCDDIFIQEQMLKRGFAWHYAVYDRRPEFAKWEKEASSARRGLWASSNPEKPWEWRKDHRNAGREHNVPIQVY is encoded by the exons ATGGGAAATCTGGTGCTGAAGTGCGTTAGAGGGGATTGTACGGATTTCCTCGATCCTCCCGAGGAGCCGCCGAGTGGGCCGTTGGGCCCCCACGGGCTCACCCCTGCCACCGTCGCCGTCTCCGCCCTCGCCCACGACCTCCTCAACTTCGACGCTACCTCTCAG GTTCCAGAGGGATTAAGTCGACACGTGACCTCGTCAAAGAAGGAACAAGCTAATTG GTATAAGAAGCTACTGGAGGCATGGAAACAATCCAAGCCACCACCCAAAGCACCAGAAGAAGCAACCAACCTTGTTGTATTGACCCTGAAGAGGCTTCACAGGACAGAGGTTGAG GGTCTCTTAGCATTCTATGGCCTTCCGCCTGCTTCGCGACCCGTCGCAGAAAGCTCAGATGTTCCATCATCTTGGCCTGAAGGGGTGAAGTTTGAGTTACACACTCTGCCA GTCAATAAAAAGTGTGTTGTCGACGGAGATGGCTTGACCGTGTACGTGGACACCGCAGTACCCAGAGAGTCGGCGAATGTCCCACGAGAAGTGCATGAAGCGGCCATCGAGAGGACCAGAGCTCGAGCTGCAAAGGACTATGCAAAGGCCGACGCACTTCACAAGAGCATTATTGAGGCAGGATATAG GGTCCTTAATGGTCCCAACAATGAGGAGACGCTCGCGAGAAAGTACCGCATAAGATTGAG GGGAGTCGATGCGCCAGAAGGGAAGATGCCTTATGGGAGGGAGTCCAAGGATGAATTGAGTAGGCTAGTTCAAGGAAAGAGACTGAAGATCCATGTATATGGAGATGATCAGTATGGTCGATGCATCGGCGACGTATACTGCGATGACATATTTATTCAG GAGCAAATGCTAAAGAGAGGCTTCGCATGGCACTATGCGGTGTATGACCGACGCCCGGAGTTCGCGAAG TGGGAAAAAGAAGCGAGTTCGGCTCGGAGAGGGCTGTGGGCTTCATCGAACCCGGAGAAGCCGTGGGAATGGAGAAAAGATCACCGAAATGCAGGAAGAGAACACAATGTCCCCATTCAGGTGTACTGA
- the LOC109719591 gene encoding uncharacterized protein LOC109719591, whose translation MDSNERSEERNKTHSPPHEEIKLSTGNNNNSSSSSSMKLRDYIPIYVPTVEKALLHRTPDREKRLLDFLKARPSKDWFLNFGFMTKRHGSRKSATAAAVDGSSPPRFRVPFVRKVDWKALFDYCKSWAKKPLNIALLVWLFFVAIGVLLLFLLMTGSLNGAIRKSSERKRWTETTNQILNALFTIMCLYQHPLITHHLILILRWRSSDAAELRKTYCKNPACGPYERAHIFFVVSLFHLTCFSQYAYCALFWAYTSKNRPDWAVYLFMGLGLAAPIVAALYMIYGPLGKKRGHVATVESPEPHNESGTNLQKVYSGRVVVTKPVWVGGLFDCWDDLTVASLSFFCTFCVFGWNMERLGFGNMYVHIFTFMFLCIAPFWVFNVAALSINDEVVRYIVGVIGIVLCFLGVLYGGFWRVRMRKRFKLPESRFCCGSAAVSDVARWLFCWSCSLAQEVRTGNFYDVEGGSFCERGTEEGVQGLEPLEREGSSGPSEKSSPPTWSERLAIVVVDGEGDRGENLVIAVDGEGDQGENRHRMSPPGTMLIQSGR comes from the exons ATGGACTCGAATGAAAGATCCGAAGAGAGAAATAAGACTCATTCACCGCCACACGAAGAGATTAAACTCAGCACCggtaacaacaacaacagcagcagcagcagcagcatgaagCTCCGCGACTACATCCCCATCTACGTCCCAACGGTCGAGAAAGCGCTTCTGCACCGCACCCCCGATAGGGAGAAGCGGCTTCTCGACTTCCTGAAAGCGCGGCCCTCCAAGGACTGGTTCCTCAACTTCGGCTTCATGACAAAGCGGCACGGGAGCCGAAAaagcgccaccgccgccgccgtcgacgGCTCCTCCCCGCCGCGCTTCCGCGTGCCGTTCGTCCGCAAAGTCGACTGGAAAGCGCTTTTCGACTACTGCAAGAGCTGGGCCAAGAAGCCCCTCAACATTGCCCTCCTCGTTTGGCTCTTCTTCGTCGCAATAG GTGTGCTATTACTCTTCCTCTTAATGACGGGTTCGTTAAACGGTGCAATCCGCAAAAGCTCGGAGCGGAAACGGTGGACCGAGACCACGAACCAAATCCTCAACGCCCTCTTCACGATCATGTGCCTCTACCAACACCCGCTGATCACGCACCACCTGATCCTCATCCTGCGGTGGAGATCGTCCGACGCGGCCGAGCTCCGCAAGACCTACTGCAAGAACCCCGCGTGTGGACCCTACGAGCGCGCGCATATATTTTTCGTGGTGTCGCTTTTCCACCTCACGTGCTTCTCCCAGTACGCGTATTGCGCCCTCTTTTGGGCCTACACGAGCAAAAACCGGCCCGATTGGGCCGTATATCTCTTCATGGGCCTGGGCCTCGCCGCGCCGATCGTAGCGGCCCTCTACATGATTTATGGGCCTCTGGGTAAAAAACGCGGACACGTGGCGACCGTTGAGTCGCCGGAGCCGCACAACGAGTCAGGGACTAATTTGCAAAAAGTCTATAGTGGAAGGGTCGTTGTGACAAAACCGGTCTGGGTTGGCGGGTTATTTGATTGCTGGGATGATCTCACTGTggcctctctctcatttttttgcACATTTTGTGTGTTTGGGTGGAACATGGAGCGGCTCGGATTCGGTAACATGTACGTgcatatatttacatttatgtTCCTCTGCATTGCTCCTTTTTGGGTTTTTAACGTGGCGGCGCTGAGCATAAATGATGAGGTCGTTAGGTATATAGTGGGGGTAATAGGGATTGTTTTGTGCTTCCTCGGGGTTTTGTACGGCGGCTTCTGGCGAGTACGAATGAGGAAGAGGTTCAAACTCCCCGAGAGTCGGTTTTGCTGCGGCAGTGCTGCGGTGAGTGATGTTGCGCGGTGGTTGTTCTGCTGGTCGTGCTCGTTGGCGCAAGAGGTGAGGACGGGGAATTTTTACGACGTGGAGGGAGGTAGTTTTTGTGAAAGGGGGACCGAGGAGGGGGTGCAAGGGTTGGAGCCGTTGGAGAGAGAAGGTAGCTCGGGCCCGTCGGAGAAATCGAGCCCTCCGACTTGGAGCGAGCGGTTGGCGATTGTCGTCGTCGACGGAGAGGGCGATCGAGGCGAGAATTTGGTGATCGCCGTCGACGGAGAGGGCGATCAAGGCGAGAATCGGCACAGGATGAGTCCACCTGGTACTATGCTAATTCAATCAGGTAGATGA